The Oncorhynchus tshawytscha isolate Ot180627B linkage group LG02, Otsh_v2.0, whole genome shotgun sequence genome contains the following window.
AATTACAcgagaaatggcagtggaaacacCTTCATACTCAAATGttaatataataaccatcatatcaatgtaaacttggagtcacgtgatgGTAACATCTCTAGTTGAAAAATGCACATATCGTTTTAGaaaatttgcatgaaaatctgtcaccaattggataaAAACCTAGCTACTGTGATAGAGAAAGTTCATTTAATTTGTGACATTTCATCAAACATAAGGGACAGTACATTGACTTTAGAATTTCAAAAAGTAAAATCTACTCTAGAAAAAAATGTCAGAAATACATTGAGAACAGGAGAATTCTGGGATATATCCAATAGCTGGGACAATCTTTAAGTGTGTCCACTATATAGGGCAAACAAAAATAATCACACTTTGAATCTGGGGCACATGGCATAGTTATATCAGGAGTCCACTTAGCAGAAGACTCAATATTATACGGTGCTGTAATAGGCACTAGGCAGTCATTGCTTCTTGCTGGGTTTGGCCAATAGGGCAGGATCGATGTCCTCTGCAGAAAGCCCTACGGTGGAGAAAAGGCGAGTAGCGCGCTCGGACAGGGTTCCCCCACACTTCATCCCCCGTGCAATCAGTTCTGCCTTTAGCCTGTCCAACCCCAAAGTCTCCAACTCCTTGTCTGAGTGCACTGCCTGGAGGTCTAAGGGCCCATCTTCACACTGCATACCAGGGGAGAAACACACATGAGTTCATCTTTAAAAGTAACTGTTCATTACACTGTTCTATTTTGCATGACTGCAGTTGGTCTTTAAACATATTTGGTCATCCCAACATCTCATTTGCATTATGCTCACAAGGAAATCTGCTTAATTTGTGGGACCCAGAACAACTAAGGAGCATGTATGGGTGGATAATGAAAATGGAAAACATTAAATAATGAAGTAACAAGACCCAATAAGACAAATCTTGAGTGGAACATTAAGAAACTCACAGCGGCTTGGTTTACGCTACTCTGAGCTACGCTTACATTGTCGGTCTTTGGGAATGTTTCTTCTGTGGGGACCACCTCCTGCTCCCCACTACCACTGGTAGCAAAAGCTGCTGCCTCTGCTTGAGATTGTGTCTGCACCTCGGCTGGGCTCTCTGGAGAGCTGGGTCCTGAGATGGAGTTGCTGCTTGCCCTAGGAGCTTCCGGAGTTGCCGTTTGTTCCGCTCTGCTCTGAGAGGCTGATGTGTGAGCTGACGTTGCTCCCGTTACGGGACAATCAGGCACCCCTGAACCGGAAGCAGATGTGGAGGGAGAGTTCCCGCTGTCGCTTGCATCGTCGTCATCCTCAGAGCTGTCGAGGTCATCCAGGCCACCAACACCCGTCCTGTAATATCCAAAGCATTTCACTATCAGTTTTGTCCCCATGACATTTTTTTGgcatgttttaatttttttaagaGGCTTTAAagagtattatttattttatttacaaaaaaatgttaaaccaaGGTGACAAAGCTCATTCACCAAAAGCATTTCTTCTTGCTTTTCCCTTGGCCTTTGTTTGGAGGTGGCTTTTTGCGTTTCGGTGCCTCGTCTACTTTCACTAGTCCACTGGAAGAGGCTTGCATTCCTAAAAAACAAACTGTTAGACTCACCCTTGAATTAGTTCTATGGAACAAACAGCTCTTTACATTGTAATCATTTTCCACAGCACAGATCATTAAGAAAcgtatatacagcaccagtcaaaagtttgaatacatctactcattaaagggttgtaatttattttgactattttctacatggtagaataatagtgaaggcaaaactatgaaataacatatgaaatcatgtagtaaccaaaaaagtgttataaaatatattttgacttgtctatttgagattcttcaaatagccaccctttgccttaatgacagctttacataaagcttggcattctctcaaccagcttcacctggaatgtttttccaaccatcttgaaggTGTTTCCACATATGCCGAgtatttgttggctgcttttccttcactctgcagtccaattcatcccaaaccatctcagttgggttgaggtcaggtaattgtggaggctaggtcatctgatgcaacacttcatcactttccttcttggtaaaaatagcacttacgcagcctggaggtgtgttgggtcattgtcctgttgaaaaacaaaccaggtgggatggcgtatcgctacagaaggctgtggtagccatgctggttaagcgtgtcttgaattctaaataaaatcactgacagtgtcaccagcaaagcacccccaagcTATAACACCTCCtgctccatgctttacagtgggaaatagaCATACAGAGATCACCCGTTCACcgacactgcgtctcacaaagacacggccgttggaaccaaaaatctccaatttggactcatcagactggtctaatgtccattgctcacaTTTCTTGGcacaaacaagtctcttcttattattggtgtcctttagtgtttagtgttctttgcagcaattcgaccatgaagtcctatttcagtctcctctgaacagttgacgttgagatgggtctgttaattgaaatctgtgaagcatttatttggcctggaatttctgaggctggtaacactactgaacttatcctctgcagcagaggcaactctaGGTCTTCCAATCctgcggtcctcatgaaagccagtttcatgatagcgcttgatggttgttgtgactgcatttgaagaaaccttctaagttcttgaaatgttccataatgactgaccttcatgtcttagagGTGACTTGagggactgtcatttctctttgcttatctgaGCTGTTGAGATGCAGcaccttagacagctgcgccactcgggagccataatatggacttggtcttttaccaaataggtctaggcgctgcatctcagtgctagaggcgtcactacatacACTCTGGTTCGACTCTGTAAAGccccctctaccttgtcacaacacaactgattggctcaaatgcattaaggaaagaaattccacaaattaacgtttaacaaggcacaccttaattgaaatgcattccaggtgactacctcatgaa
Protein-coding sequences here:
- the LOC112266476 gene encoding replication stress response regulator SDE2 — encoded protein: MELFLSGPLLHFCSAYFPTGASVRDLVDIFTKEKGIPSSDLYVKNNGRLSELDEKLQAGAVYRLEPRLCGGKGGFGSMLRALGAQIEKTTNREACRDLSGRRLRDVNHEKEMAEWLKKQADREAEKEQRRLDRLQRKLAEPKHHFTDPEYEKQCHDLSERLEDSVLKGMQASSSGLVKVDEAPKRKKPPPNKGQGKSKKKCFWTGVGGLDDLDSSEDDDDASDSGNSPSTSASGSGVPDCPVTGATSAHTSASQSRAEQTATPEAPRASSNSISGPSSPESPAEVQTQSQAEAAAFATSGSGEQEVVPTEETFPKTDNCEDGPLDLQAVHSDKELETLGLDRLKAELIARGMKCGGTLSERATRLFSTVGLSAEDIDPALLAKPSKKQ